The genomic region CGTCGAAGGAGGCGGCCCGCCGGTCGAGCAGACGGGCCTGCCAGCTGTTGGCATACCACCCGCTGTGGGCGATCCACCGGCCGTCGAACACGAGCCGGCGCCGCTGGCTGAAGGCGGCGCTGTCCTCCGTGCCCAGCCGTCGGGCGATCTCCGTGGCGAGCTCGGTCGAGACCCATTCGTCGCTGTCGAGGAAGAACACCCAGTCGTGGCTGACCTCCGGGGACATCATGGCCCGCTGACGCTGGCCCGCGTAGCCCTGCCAGGGGATGTGCCAGACCGTGGCGCCGGCGCGACGCGCGAGCTCGACCGTGCCGTCGGTCGAGCCGGAGTCGACGACGACGACCTGCGCGCACCAGCCGACAGAGCGGACCGCCCGGACGATGTTCGGTGCCTCGTCGCGGGCGAGGATGATCGCGGTCACCGGAACGGATCCCGGCGCGGGCACCGGGCCGACGGAGTGCTCCCCGGCGGCCCTGTCCACGCCGGCCCTGTCCACGCCGGCCGCTGCGTCCTGCCGGGCGGTGTCGTAGGGGACGGGCCAGCCCGAGCCGTCGCGGGCGGGCGGGGCCGGCCCACGGGAGTCGGCGGTGAGCGGCTGGCTTCGGGCGATCACAGCGCCGGTTCCTTCGCATCGAGCAGCCAGGTGAAGTAGTCCACGGGATCGAACGGGTTGCCGGGTTCGGGCTGCGGGGTCAGCGTGAGCGCGGCGTGCATCGCCGCCGCGAGGTCGTCGGCGGACTCGTCCCGGTACGGCACGAGCACCGGACCGGCGACCTCC from Frankia alni ACN14a harbors:
- a CDS encoding glycosyltransferase family 2 protein — its product is MIARSQPLTADSRGPAPPARDGSGWPVPYDTARQDAAAGVDRAGVDRAAGEHSVGPVPAPGSVPVTAIILARDEAPNIVRAVRSVGWCAQVVVVDSGSTDGTVELARRAGATVWHIPWQGYAGQRQRAMMSPEVSHDWVFFLDSDEWVSTELATEIARRLGTEDSAAFSQRRRLVFDGRWIAHSGWYANSWQARLLDRRAASFDASVSYGERAIVAGPVARLAADLIDEDRKGLAAWLHKHVRYAELEAQRRAAQPALRERISRIRSEIRHPGGSTRPLGRTVAKEVVLPLVPAKPAALFCYMYLLRAGWRDGRQGLLFCLYYAWYELTVGALGRTGTPGSTSSTSSTGASGRDSAAAQAAPGARRAAPVPPQRTLPARPVGPAGAARGPVGA